In Thermoanaerobaculia bacterium, the genomic stretch CTTCTCACCGTAGACGGCATCGTTCTTGACGGAAAACGGATTGTACTGATCCGCCGCCTTCACCCTCCCTTCGAAGGGCAGTGGGCCCTGCCCGGGGGATTCGTGGAGATCGGGGAGACCGTGGAGGAAGCCTGCGTCCGGGAAATACGGGAGGAAACGGGCCTGGACGTGGACATCGTCCGTCTCCTGGGCGTCTATTCCGATCCCGGGAGGGACCCGCGAGGCCACACGGTCTCTGTCGTCTTCCTCTGCTATCCCTCCGGCGGGGAGCTTCGCGGGGCCGACGATGCCGCCGAGGCCCGCTGGTTCACCCTCCCGGTCACCGACCCCCTCGCCTTCGACCACGAAAAAATCCTGGAGGACCTGAATAGAATTCTCAAAGGATAGGCATACGATTAATAGATTTAATGAATTTTGTGGATT encodes the following:
- a CDS encoding NUDIX hydrolase produces the protein MKPETPLLTVDGIVLDGKRIVLIRRLHPPFEGQWALPGGFVEIGETVEEACVREIREETGLDVDIVRLLGVYSDPGRDPRGHTVSVVFLCYPSGGELRGADDAAEARWFTLPVTDPLAFDHEKILEDLNRILKG